The nucleotide window CTGTCTTTGACCTCATGTGGTTTAATGTGTGGGCAGGACTTGCCGTTACCGTGCTGTTTGCACTTATTGGCTGGTATGTCTCTCGTCTGATCTCTGCCCCAATTGTACGTCTTACCAGGGTAGCCAATCGACTGCAAGTAGGAGACGCTCTTGAGATTCCCGAGAATAAAGGGATTAAGGAGATTGAAGTGTTGTCCCGTTCGCTACGGGATATGGTGACCTCTCTTACGAATAAAGACTCGGAGCTGGTCGTGATGCAGAATCTGGCCCATTTTGATCAGTTGACTAGTCTTCCGAATCGTACTGCCCTGGAAGCGTATCTGGAAGAGTCACTGGAGACCGAAAGTGAAAATCACACCCTGACGTTCCTCTATCTGGATCTCGATGGATTCAAACGTGTCAACGATACACTTGGACATCAGACTGGAGATGTACTCCTTCAGAAGGTGGCCCAACGTCTATCTGCTCTTGGTCAGGAGAAGGGCATAACGGTCCGGTTGGGTGGAGATGAATTCCTGATTGTACTTCGGTCTGTTGGAAGTCATCCGAGGGAGGAAGCCAGCGCATATGCAGAAGCCATCATTCAAAGTCTGAACAAGCCGTTTATTATTGAATACGAGCGAATTCGGATTGGATGTAGCATCGGAGGTGCCGAATATCCGACCAACAGCAACAACCCAAGTGAGATTATCCGAATGGCGGACGAAGCTTTGTATGAATCCAAACGTGCAGGTAAGAATAGAATGACATTTTATTCCGATTTGAAGCAGGGGCATTAGCGTATAATAATATTAGCTGAGATATCCAATCACCTTTGTACGATTCTGTATATAGACTAGGAGGGGTGACATGTCTGGAAAATATACATCGGTACCTTACGGTTATGAGCCACCTGCGGCCAGTCGCAAAGGCACACTGACTTTTTATGACTCGTTCGAACATGTGACCGATGAGCAACTCGAACGCGCCGCTGCAACAGTGGATACCCGTTCATTCGTACAGCTCGTTCTGTATCCTTTACACGAAAGTACGTTTAAGCGAATGAGCAAGGATACGATACAAGCCTATTACAAAAGAGAAGACCGCCTGCATGATTGGCGGCGGGAACATCCAACCTCACGTATACGTGTAGAGGGACTGGAGGGCAAGAGAAAGAAATATACGCCTGTGGATAGCGCGCTGCGCCATATCACTGCGGAATACCCTGCCCCTCACTTTCTTTATTTGACGGTAGAGATGGCGAATATGTTTGCTTCGTTTGATTCCTTCAAAGATTGGATCAAAGAGCTGCGTCTCATCATTGACGGATCGTCCGGAGATCTGCATCCTAGGTTGGAGCAAAATCGTCATCGCTGGGAATGGGCGGAATGAAGGTATAAAATTACAATGTGGATGTAGTTAAAAACATCAGCTCGGTGATCATAAGAAAACCAAAAAAAGTTGTGTTGTACAACCGTAATTCCGGTGTACAGCACAACTTTTTTTATTATGATTTTCAAACGAAGGACGAAGTCAGATCAAGTGACGTTACGGTTTTATTTTTACCTGTTCGTTTGGCGAGATACAGACAGGCATCCACTTCCTCGAACAATTTGTCTTTGCTCAGATTGGGACTGTAGCTTTTGAGACCGATACTTACCGTAATGGAAGTTCCTTCAAGTTCCAGATGACCCATCAGGGCAATCTTCTGACGAATCTGTTCCACCAGGGCGTAAGCCTGCTCGAAGGATTGCTCAAACATCAATAAGGCGAACTCTTCGCCACCGTAGCGTGCTGCAATATCACTTGAGGTAATCGTCTCCTGAATGATCAATGACACTTTCTCCAGAATGATGTCTCCAACCCGATGACCGTACGTGTCATTAATGGATTTGAAATCATCAATATCGATTAGAGCCAGATGCATACTCATGCCACTGTTGGCGTACTCAAATGCTTTTTCATAATAATCCTTGAATGAGCTTTGGTTGTAGAGGTTGGTTAAACCGTCTGTTTTGGACTGTTTGGTCATAATGGCGTTTCGCACAATAAGGTCCTGTTTGGCAAGCATGCTTGCCTGAAGGTCGTCCAGCACTTCGACTCCGCTGGTTACGATAACCTGTGCTACATATGTACCAAGGATTAGAAAAGCCGGAATGGATACCATGTCAAATGAAGACAGGTAGGATCGATAGGCTGGGTCGAACAGAACCAGAAGATAACCCATCATCTGCATCAGGAAGACTATCCAGACTCTCTTTTTGCTGAAGAACAGAACCGAAGCGAAGATAGGTAACAGGCAGATCGCTAATATAATCCGAATGTCATAATTGACATGAATAATCGTCCAGGCGATAACTGTGCTTGCTACAGACATGGCATAGAAGGAATATGAACTGAAGCGCCGATCAACCCAACTTGCGATCAAAATGCAAGAACTGCTAATGGCCGTAGGCCAGAACAGGACATTCATCATGAAATCTGCAGGTGCGCGATCATACTCCAGAAACAGGAAACAGCCCACTTGAATGGCGAAATGTGCACTGATGACAACCCAGTAGGCATGGAGCATTTTTTTAATCCAT belongs to Paenibacillus sp. FSL H8-0079 and includes:
- a CDS encoding GGDEF domain-containing protein; this encodes MKSFHTHNSHIPTEYEFKHSKWIKKMLHAYWVVISAHFAIQVGCFLFLEYDRAPADFMMNVLFWPTAISSSCILIASWVDRRFSSYSFYAMSVASTVIAWTIIHVNYDIRIILAICLLPIFASVLFFSKKRVWIVFLMQMMGYLLVLFDPAYRSYLSSFDMVSIPAFLILGTYVAQVIVTSGVEVLDDLQASMLAKQDLIVRNAIMTKQSKTDGLTNLYNQSSFKDYYEKAFEYANSGMSMHLALIDIDDFKSINDTYGHRVGDIILEKVSLIIQETITSSDIAARYGGEEFALLMFEQSFEQAYALVEQIRQKIALMGHLELEGTSITVSIGLKSYSPNLSKDKLFEEVDACLYLAKRTGKNKTVTSLDLTSSFV